The genomic stretch CGACGGCATTCGCCATCCCCGGACCATGATCGGATTAACCATATACATAAGGCCATTAGCCTGTTATTTCATAGCACATCCAATTTAGCCAATCTCCTTCCTACAGGGACAGTGTTTGCATTCCAACTTCTATCTCCCATCTTCAGTGACCAAGGTGAGTGTGATATGGCCAGCAGACATATGACAGCAGGCCTTGTGATGTTGTGTGGTCTATCATGCTTTCTATCATCCTTTACTGATAGTTTCAGGGATGAGAAAGGAGTAGTCCATTATGGAATAGCAACCTTTAGAGGATTATGGATCATTGATTGGTCTCTAACCATTCCTCCTGATCAAGCTTCAGAATATCGACTTAAGTTCATTGATTTCTTGCATGCTTTTATGTCAACACTGGTTTTTTCTGCTGTTGCACTGTTTAATCAGAATGTGGTGAATTGTTTCTACCCAACACCATCAGAAGAGACGATGGAACTCCTCACAGAATTGCCAGTTGGGATCGGTGCCATCGGCAGCGCGTTTTTCCTCACATTCCCTACTACTCGTCATGGATTTGGCTTCCCTCTTTCTCCTCGCTAATTGCTCAAACTATGTTTGGCTGCAAGGGAAATTGAAGGGAaataaacttttgtaatcataatCCCATgtaattgtataaattacttaaatttcttatcatatttagtatccaaacattttatgtaatttttatttaattttttaaatcaaagacTGTATTTGATTGTAAGGAAAAtttaagggaaaaggaaagtaaactttttaaacttaaaaaatgaatctttactgatcattactccatgtgatCCCATGAGATTGTATAAGATACTTaaaatttttatcatatttagtaatgatacatttttagAGGGATCCGATGATCATGGAGTGTTGGTATCCAAGGATCatacaagaaaaaagaagaagaagttttaCAAAGCCCAA from Macadamia integrifolia cultivar HAES 741 chromosome 11, SCU_Mint_v3, whole genome shotgun sequence encodes the following:
- the LOC122092978 gene encoding protein DMP4-like → MAEGQKNRIMDEESRHHDHQRRPLLRRHSSQRRHSPSPDHDRINHIHKAISLLFHSTSNLANLLPTGTVFAFQLLSPIFSDQGECDMASRHMTAGLVMLCGLSCFLSSFTDSFRDEKGVVHYGIATFRGLWIIDWSLTIPPDQASEYRLKFIDFLHAFMSTLVFSAVALFNQNVVNCFYPTPSEETMELLTELPVGIGAIGSAFFLTFPTTRHGFGFPLSPR